A stretch of Ursus arctos isolate Adak ecotype North America unplaced genomic scaffold, UrsArc2.0 scaffold_4, whole genome shotgun sequence DNA encodes these proteins:
- the LOC125281702 gene encoding olfactory receptor 4K13-like — MNDLPNNRSSVSEFILLGLSNSQEIQIFFFAIFLLVYVAIIVGNLLIVISVIVDNHLHYPMYFFLANLSFFDLCLSSAATPKVIADFLRKCKTISLWGCMAQMFFMHFFGGGEMSLLIAMAMDRYVAICKRLHYKTIMNRRVLIVFLLLSWAVGFTHTTSQMVFTAGLPFCGPNVVDSIFCDLPLVIKLACMDTYILELLVIANSGLLSLVCFILLLMSYVIMLVTIWQHSSSASSKAVSTLSAHITVVTLFFGPTIFIYAFPFNSYSVDKFLSVFYSIITPLLNPIIYTLRNQEMKAAIKRLSSQHLGSWLTY; from the coding sequence ATGAATGATCTCCCGAACAACAGATCAAGTGTTTCTGAGTTCATCTTGCTGGGACTTTCCAATTCTCAAGAAATTCAGATATTCTTTTTTGCAATCTTCCTTCTTGTCTATGTAGCCATCATAGTAGGAAACCTCCTCATTGTGATCTCTGTGATAGTCGATAACCATCTTCACTACCCCATGTATTTCTTTCTggcaaatttatcattttttgacTTATGTCTTTCTTCTGCCGCAACTCCCAAAGTGATTGCAGACTTCCTTAGAAAATGCAAGACCATCTCCTTGTGGGGCTGCATGGCCCAGATGTTTTTTATGCACTTCTTTGGGGGTGGAGAGATGTCTCTTCTAATAGCTATGGCCATGGATAGGTATGTTGCAATATGCAAACGCTTGCACTATAAGACCATCATGAATCGCAGGGTGCTCATTGTGTTTCTACTGCTCTCATGGGCAGTTGGGTTCACACATACCACAAGCCAGATGGTTTTCACTGCAGGTTTACCCTTCTGTGGTCCTAATGTTGTGGACAGCATTTTCTGTGACCTTCCCCTGGTCATCAAGCTTGCCTGCATGGACACCTATATCCTAGAACTGTTGGTGATTGCCAACAGTGGACTCCTGTCCCTGGTCTGCTTCATTCTCTTGCTCATGTCCTACGTTATCATGTTGGTCACCATCTGGCAGCACTCCTCCAGTGCATCCTCCAAGGCAGTGTCCACACTATCTGCTCACATCACTGTGGTCACTCTCTTCTTTGGTCCCACTATCTTTATCTATGCTTTCCCATTCAATAGTTACTCTGTAGATaagtttctttctgtgttttactCTATAATCACCCCCCTCCTTAATCCAATTATTTATACTCTGAGGAATCAGGAAATGAAAGCAGCCATTAAGAGACTCAGCAGCCAGCATCTTGGTTCTTGGCTCACTTACTAA
- the LOC113249023 gene encoding LOW QUALITY PROTEIN: olfactory receptor 4N5 (The sequence of the model RefSeq protein was modified relative to this genomic sequence to represent the inferred CDS: deleted 1 base in 1 codon): MERENSTVVSEFILLGLTQSQHAQLLVFVLVLVFYFIILPENFLIILTIRSDPGLTAPLYFFLGNLAFLDASYSFIVAPRMLVDFLSEKKIISYRGCITQLFFLHFLGAGEMFLLVVMAFDCSVTICHPLHYSTVMNPRVCYALLLALWLGGFLHSIVQAALILRLSFCGPNQLGNFCDVPQVIKLACTDTFVVELLMVSNSGLLTLLCFLGLLASYAVILCRVKGYSSEGKNKALSTCTRHIITVFLMFGPAIFIYTRPFRAFPSDKVVSLFHTVIFPLMNPVIYTLRNQEVKASMKKLLSRHMVC, from the exons atggagagggagaacagCACAGTGGTATCTGAATTCATCCTCCTTGGTCTAACCCAGTCTCAACATGCTCAACTCCTAGTCTTCGTGCTAGTTTTAGTTTTCTACTTCATCATCCTCCCTGAAAATTTcctcatcatcctcaccatcagaTCAGACCCTGGCCTCACAGCCCCCCTCTACTTCTTTCTGGGAAATCTGGCTTTCCTGGATGCATCCTATTCCTTCATTGTGGCTCCCAGGATGCTGGTGGACTTCCTCTCTGAGAAGAAAATAATCTCCTACAGAGGCTGCATCACTCAGCTCTTTTTCTTGCActtcctgggggcaggggagatgtTCCTTCTTGTTGTGATGGCCTTCGACTGCTCTGTCACCATCTGTCATCCTTTGCACTATTCCACTGTCATGAACCCTAGAGTCTGCTATGCCTTGCTCTTGGCTCTGTGGCTTGGGGGCTTT CTCCATTCCATTGTACAAGCAGCCCTTATTCTCCGCTTGTCCTTCTGTGGCCCCAACCAGCTGGGTAACTTCTGTGATGTGCCACAGGTCATCAAGCTGGCCTGCACAGACACTTTTGTGGTGGAGCTCCTGATGGTCTCCAACAGTGGCCTGCTCACCCTGCTCTGCTTCCTGGGACTCCTGGCCTCCTATGCGGTCATCCTCTGCCGTGTGAAGGGATATTCCTCTGAAGGGAAGAATAAGGCTCTTTCTACATGTACCAGACACATTATCACTGTGTTTCTGATGTTTGGACCTGCCATCTTCATCTATACTCGCCCATTCAGAGCCTTCCCATCCGACAAAGTggtttctctctttcacacaGTCATCTTTCCTTTGATGAACCCTGTGATTTATACCCTTCGCAATCAGGAAGTGAAAGCTTCCATGAAGAAGTTACTGAGTCGTCACATGGTTTGCTGA